In Desulfomicrobium escambiense DSM 10707, one genomic interval encodes:
- a CDS encoding zinc-ribbon domain-containing protein produces MNITCPSCGFGRTVNEAKLPPKAVMATCPKCQHRFKFRELPGQPAGANVPQHEPAGPAQPAAPADAPLPRHERPAQTTQVQPAETPARPAAEDPAPHQRQAPREDDLWKELEALNDDGEEAHGAGAEDQPQASLPLWERATSGYPLAFAKTFMQVLANPKGFFSAMPVGHGIMKPLLFFLVVIQAVALSQSIWQLLGIMPPSLLTEGLGHTAQAALALILYPLEVSVFLFMDTAINHFFLRLFKADTKGFEGTFRAEAYSAAPMLLMVIPYIGMPLAMIGATVYKFLGLRHVHGASNKQVLAVLVLPMLLALAVAIVLTLVTGRA; encoded by the coding sequence ATGAATATCACCTGTCCCAGCTGCGGGTTCGGACGCACCGTCAACGAGGCCAAGCTTCCGCCGAAGGCGGTCATGGCCACCTGCCCCAAGTGCCAGCACCGCTTCAAATTCCGGGAACTTCCCGGCCAGCCGGCCGGCGCGAACGTCCCGCAGCACGAACCTGCCGGGCCTGCTCAGCCCGCCGCACCCGCAGACGCCCCACTGCCTCGCCACGAACGCCCCGCGCAAACAACGCAGGTCCAGCCCGCCGAGACTCCTGCACGTCCCGCAGCGGAAGATCCCGCGCCGCACCAGCGCCAGGCCCCGCGCGAGGACGATCTCTGGAAGGAGCTCGAGGCCCTGAACGACGACGGCGAAGAAGCCCACGGGGCCGGCGCCGAAGACCAGCCCCAGGCCAGCCTCCCCCTGTGGGAGCGCGCGACGTCGGGCTACCCACTGGCCTTCGCCAAAACCTTCATGCAGGTGCTCGCCAACCCCAAGGGCTTTTTCTCGGCCATGCCCGTGGGCCACGGAATCATGAAGCCGCTGCTCTTTTTTCTCGTCGTCATCCAGGCCGTGGCCCTGTCCCAGTCCATCTGGCAGCTCCTGGGCATCATGCCGCCGAGCCTGCTGACCGAAGGGCTCGGGCACACCGCGCAGGCAGCCCTGGCCCTCATCCTCTACCCCCTCGAAGTCTCGGTTTTCCTGTTCATGGACACGGCCATCAACCATTTTTTCCTGCGCCTTTTCAAGGCCGACACCAAGGGCTTCGAAGGGACCTTCCGCGCCGAGGCGTACAGCGCGGCGCCCATGCTGCTCATGGTCATCCCCTACATCGGCATGCCCCTGGCCATGATCGGCGCCACGGTCTACAAATTCCTGGGGCTGCGCCACGTGCACGGCGCCAGCAACAAACAGGTCCTGGCCGTGCTCGTGCTGCCCATGCTCCTGGCCCTGGCCGTGGCCATCGTCCTGACCCTCGTCACCGGAAGGGCCTGA
- the fliS gene encoding flagellar export chaperone FliS encodes MHKAANAYMQTHVTTTTPGHLVVMLYDGAITFLEQAKEEIEAKNFAKKGILISQALDIIAELDGSLNNERGGDLAQNLHRLYMYCNTRLLRANLKMDTAIIDEVVGILSSFRSAFAEISRTQPHPAPPKAAAYYAR; translated from the coding sequence GCAGACTCACGTCACCACCACGACCCCGGGACACCTCGTGGTCATGCTCTACGACGGGGCCATCACCTTCCTCGAACAGGCCAAGGAGGAGATTGAGGCCAAGAACTTCGCCAAGAAAGGCATCCTCATCTCCCAGGCCCTGGACATCATCGCCGAACTCGACGGCTCCCTGAACAACGAGCGGGGCGGGGACCTCGCCCAGAACCTCCACCGCCTCTACATGTACTGCAACACCCGCCTGCTGCGGGCCAACCTGAAGATGGACACGGCCATCATCGACGAGGTCGTCGGCATCCTGTCCTCCTTCCGCTCGGCCTTTGCCGAGATTTCCAGGACACAGCCCCATCCCGCGCCACCCAAGGCCGCAGCCTACTACGCACGCTGA
- the asnB gene encoding asparagine synthase (glutamine-hydrolyzing) has product MCGIAGFFNPSGITPDTNILGAMALAIAHRGPDHQGLHQDERCALASRRLAIIDLQGGNQPLVHEPSGMILVFNGEIYNYQPLRVELASLGHHFRTRSDSEVLLAAYVQWGEKCLDRLAGMFAFAIWNPGARRLFLARDRMGKKPLFYAALPDGTLVFASEIKAILHYPGVPRAVNVLAMDRLLDYGFNLAPDTFLEGIRQVPPASFLVHDAKGLRVAPYWDIPLDTPPAELSEDDAAEGLRHHLLEAVRARLVADVPVASYLSGGIDSSSVTGLYAHLSNAPVHTLSITFEDAGYDERHFARMVSGAFGTTHHEFLCSIEEREVANLVWHLETPLVTLLNLPLYLLSRQIRDMGFKVVLSGDGADEILGGYDYFKLLKLMDFIGRSETPARANLLRRVFPALSSPQQALMHYSALKGFPAAHPALPYRFQAFQMKGQLLSDGFIERLLPRLGERDGELPTVPGSRSLLDQALYLESRMRLPNLTLPLADTMSMANSVELRSPFMDHRLVEYVFSLPGRFKMRGLNEKHLLKKGFRTFLPPAICRRRKQPLAPPGKWFVRMFRGLIGESLSPIAVRDKGYFRPEFIEHMLREFDSDSTMDYSGVLIVAFFVHLFDDLFLCPKTRRGC; this is encoded by the coding sequence ATGTGCGGCATAGCCGGCTTTTTCAATCCCAGCGGAATCACTCCGGACACGAACATCCTCGGCGCCATGGCCCTGGCCATCGCCCACCGCGGCCCCGACCACCAGGGGCTGCACCAGGACGAGCGCTGCGCTCTGGCGTCCAGACGCCTGGCCATCATCGACCTGCAGGGCGGCAACCAACCCCTGGTCCACGAACCGTCAGGCATGATCCTGGTCTTCAACGGCGAGATCTACAACTACCAGCCCCTGCGGGTCGAACTCGCCAGCCTCGGCCACCATTTCCGCACCCGCTCAGACTCGGAAGTCCTGTTGGCCGCCTATGTGCAGTGGGGCGAAAAATGCCTGGACCGGCTGGCGGGGATGTTCGCCTTCGCGATCTGGAACCCCGGAGCCCGGCGCCTGTTCCTGGCCCGGGACCGCATGGGGAAGAAACCGCTCTTCTATGCGGCCCTGCCGGACGGGACCCTTGTCTTCGCCTCCGAGATCAAGGCCATCCTGCACTATCCGGGCGTCCCCCGGGCCGTGAACGTCCTGGCCATGGACCGGCTCCTCGACTACGGCTTCAACCTCGCCCCGGACACCTTCCTGGAAGGGATACGGCAGGTCCCGCCCGCGAGCTTTCTCGTCCATGATGCCAAGGGGCTGCGCGTCGCGCCCTACTGGGACATTCCCCTCGACACGCCGCCTGCAGAGCTGAGCGAGGACGACGCGGCCGAGGGCCTGCGCCACCATCTGCTGGAAGCCGTGCGCGCCAGGCTCGTGGCCGACGTCCCCGTGGCCTCGTACCTGAGCGGCGGCATCGACTCCAGCAGCGTGACCGGCCTCTACGCCCATCTCTCCAACGCGCCGGTGCACACCCTGTCCATCACCTTCGAGGACGCGGGCTACGACGAGCGCCACTTCGCGCGCATGGTCTCCGGGGCCTTCGGCACCACACACCACGAGTTCCTCTGCTCCATCGAGGAGAGGGAGGTCGCGAACTTGGTCTGGCATCTGGAAACGCCCCTGGTGACGCTCCTGAACCTGCCCCTGTACCTGCTGTCGCGTCAGATCCGCGACATGGGCTTCAAGGTCGTCCTGTCCGGCGACGGCGCCGACGAGATCCTGGGCGGGTATGACTATTTCAAGCTCCTGAAGCTCATGGACTTCATCGGCCGCAGCGAGACCCCGGCCCGCGCGAACCTTCTGCGTCGGGTCTTCCCGGCCCTCTCCTCCCCGCAGCAGGCCCTGATGCACTACTCGGCCCTGAAGGGCTTCCCCGCGGCCCACCCCGCCCTGCCGTACAGGTTCCAGGCCTTTCAGATGAAGGGGCAGCTCCTGTCCGACGGCTTCATCGAGAGACTGCTTCCGCGACTCGGGGAGCGGGACGGCGAGCTGCCGACGGTTCCTGGCTCCAGATCCCTGCTGGATCAGGCCCTGTACCTGGAGAGCCGCATGCGCCTGCCCAACCTGACCCTGCCCCTGGCAGACACCATGAGCATGGCCAACTCCGTGGAACTCAGGTCCCCCTTCATGGACCACCGGCTGGTGGAGTACGTCTTCTCACTGCCGGGCCGCTTCAAGATGCGGGGGCTGAACGAAAAGCACCTGCTCAAGAAAGGTTTCCGCACGTTCCTGCCCCCGGCCATCTGCCGCCGCCGCAAGCAACCCCTGGCCCCCCCGGGCAAATGGTTCGTACGCATGTTCAGGGGGCTGATCGGCGAATCCCTGTCTCCCATTGCCGTGCGGGACAAAGGCTACTTCAGGCCGGAATTCATCGAGCACATGCTGCGCGAATTCGATTCCGACAGCACCATGGACTACAGCGGCGTGCTCATCGTGGCCTTTTTCGTGCATCTCTTCGACGACCTCTTTCTCTGCCCCAAAACCCGCCGCGGTTGCTAA
- the hemB gene encoding porphobilinogen synthase — protein MNTFHRGRRLRSSKAMRDLVRESRLSRDDLIQPYFVVESDADFRKPIASMPGQFQLGLNQLMDEVAGAVDAGLKSLILFGIPVDKDPAGSQAYAENGIVQQAIRRIKDRWPELVVVADTCLCEYTSHGHCGLVSPEGEVKNDPTLALLARTAVAQAKAGADIVAPSDMMDGRVAAIRQALDEAGFLNTPIMSYAVKYSSAFYGPFRDAAESAPKFGDRKTYQMDPANWREGLREAAADVEEGADILMVKPGLPYLDVIRLVRDNFDLPVAAYQVSGEYSQIKAAAQLGWIDETAVALESLIAFKRAGADLILSYFTQDLLKAGHL, from the coding sequence GTGAACACATTCCATCGCGGCCGCAGGCTGCGCTCTTCCAAGGCCATGCGGGATCTGGTGCGCGAAAGCCGCCTGTCCCGCGACGACCTGATCCAGCCTTACTTTGTGGTCGAGTCCGACGCGGATTTCCGCAAGCCCATCGCCTCCATGCCCGGACAGTTCCAGCTCGGCCTGAACCAGCTCATGGACGAGGTGGCCGGGGCCGTGGACGCGGGCCTCAAAAGCCTCATCCTCTTCGGCATTCCCGTGGACAAGGACCCGGCCGGCTCCCAGGCCTACGCCGAGAACGGCATCGTGCAGCAGGCCATCCGCCGCATCAAGGACCGCTGGCCCGAACTGGTCGTGGTCGCGGACACCTGCCTGTGCGAGTACACCTCCCACGGCCACTGCGGCCTGGTCTCGCCCGAAGGCGAAGTCAAAAACGACCCGACCCTGGCGCTGCTGGCCCGCACGGCCGTGGCCCAGGCCAAGGCCGGCGCGGACATCGTCGCGCCCTCGGACATGATGGACGGCCGAGTGGCCGCCATCCGCCAGGCCCTGGACGAAGCGGGCTTCCTGAACACGCCCATCATGTCCTACGCGGTCAAGTACTCCTCGGCCTTCTACGGCCCCTTCCGCGACGCGGCCGAAAGTGCGCCGAAGTTCGGGGACCGCAAAACCTACCAGATGGACCCGGCCAACTGGCGCGAAGGGCTGCGCGAAGCGGCCGCCGATGTTGAGGAAGGCGCCGACATCCTGATGGTCAAGCCGGGCCTGCCGTACCTCGACGTCATCCGCCTCGTGCGCGACAACTTCGACCTGCCCGTGGCCGCCTACCAGGTCAGCGGCGAGTATAGCCAGATCAAGGCCGCGGCCCAGCTCGGCTGGATCGACGAGACAGCCGTGGCGCTGGAAAGCCTCATCGCCTTCAAGCGCGCGGGCGCGGACCTGATCCTCTCCTACTTCACCCAAGACCTGCTCAAGGCGGGACACCTGTAA
- the ahbD gene encoding heme b synthase, whose protein sequence is MHTHPHHGAGRPNLDGPPAGHPGAKPGGHPGGMVTTLPDGTPACKLIAWEVTRSCNLACKHCRAEAHLEPYEGELDTAEAKALIDTFPQVGNPIIIFTGGDPMMRADVYELIRYATDKGLRCVMSPNGTLITPETTVNMREAGVQRCSISIDGPDAESHDDFRGVVGAFDASMRGIEYLKDAGIEFQINTTVTRANLGSFKQIFDLCERIGAAAWHIFLLVPTGRAAQLGAEVITGQEYEDVLNWFYDFRKTTKMHLKATCAPHYYRIMRQRAKEEGIAVTPENFGLDAMTRGCLGGTGFCFISHVGQVQPCGYLELDCGNIRTTPFPEIWRSSKQFLQFRDQKQYEGKCGVCEYHKVCGGCRARAHSMDNNYMGEEPLCTYVPKLLERIKS, encoded by the coding sequence ATGCACACTCATCCCCACCACGGCGCGGGCCGGCCGAACCTCGACGGTCCGCCGGCCGGACATCCGGGCGCGAAACCCGGCGGCCACCCCGGCGGCATGGTCACGACCCTTCCCGACGGCACCCCGGCCTGCAAGCTCATCGCCTGGGAAGTGACCCGCTCCTGCAACCTGGCCTGCAAGCACTGCCGGGCCGAAGCGCACCTGGAACCCTACGAGGGCGAACTGGACACGGCCGAGGCCAAGGCCTTGATCGACACCTTCCCCCAGGTCGGCAACCCCATCATCATCTTCACCGGCGGCGACCCCATGATGCGCGCCGACGTCTACGAGCTCATCCGTTACGCCACGGACAAGGGCCTGCGCTGCGTCATGTCACCCAACGGCACCCTCATCACCCCGGAGACGACGGTGAATATGCGTGAGGCCGGCGTGCAGCGCTGCTCCATCTCCATCGACGGACCCGACGCAGAGAGCCACGACGACTTCCGCGGCGTTGTCGGCGCCTTCGACGCCTCCATGCGCGGCATAGAGTACCTGAAGGACGCCGGCATCGAGTTCCAGATCAACACCACCGTGACGCGCGCCAACCTCGGCAGCTTCAAGCAGATCTTCGACCTGTGCGAGCGCATCGGCGCCGCCGCCTGGCACATCTTCCTGCTCGTGCCCACGGGCCGGGCCGCCCAGCTCGGGGCCGAGGTCATCACCGGCCAGGAGTACGAGGACGTGCTCAACTGGTTCTACGATTTCCGCAAGACCACGAAGATGCATCTGAAGGCCACCTGCGCCCCGCACTACTACCGCATCATGCGCCAGCGGGCCAAGGAGGAGGGCATCGCCGTCACGCCCGAGAACTTCGGCCTCGACGCCATGACCCGCGGGTGCCTGGGCGGCACGGGCTTCTGCTTCATCTCCCACGTCGGCCAGGTCCAGCCCTGCGGCTACCTGGAGCTCGACTGCGGCAACATCCGCACCACGCCCTTCCCGGAGATCTGGAGGTCCTCCAAACAGTTCCTGCAGTTCCGCGACCAGAAGCAGTACGAAGGCAAGTGCGGCGTGTGCGAATATCACAAGGTCTGCGGCGGATG
- the ahbC gene encoding 12,18-didecarboxysiroheme deacetylase, with amino-acid sequence MIGISKLYCGTVEPSDALRYGRNSAQLPSHLLQFAKDKKPVVVWNMTQRCNLKCVHCYAHAVEPSAHKDPISTEQAKVMIDDLAQFGAPVMLFSGGEPLVREDLVELAKYATSKGMRAVISTNGTLITKAKAKELKEVGLSYVGISLDGAEAVHDKFRGVTGAYKQALKGVENCQAEGLKVGLRFTINKRNASEIPHLFDLIESLEVPRICFYHLVYSGRGSELIKEDLDHAETRAVVDLIMDRTRDLHDRGLPKEVLTVDNHADGPYVYFRMLKEDPKRAAEVLELLKMNEGNSSGRGIGCISWDGSVHADQFMRHHTFGNVLERPFSEIWTDENIELLHKLKDKRPHVKGRCATCRFLNICGGNFRARAEAYFDDFWAHDPACYLTDEEITGEKL; translated from the coding sequence ATGATCGGTATCTCCAAACTTTACTGCGGCACGGTGGAACCCTCCGACGCCCTGCGCTACGGACGCAATTCCGCCCAACTCCCCTCCCACCTGCTGCAGTTCGCCAAGGACAAGAAGCCCGTTGTGGTCTGGAACATGACCCAGCGCTGCAACCTCAAGTGCGTGCACTGCTACGCCCACGCCGTGGAGCCGAGCGCCCACAAGGACCCCATCTCCACGGAGCAGGCCAAGGTCATGATCGACGACCTGGCGCAGTTCGGCGCGCCGGTCATGCTCTTTTCCGGCGGCGAGCCCCTGGTGCGCGAAGACTTGGTCGAACTGGCCAAGTACGCCACGTCCAAGGGCATGCGCGCCGTCATCTCCACCAACGGCACCCTCATAACCAAGGCCAAGGCCAAGGAACTGAAGGAAGTCGGCCTGTCCTACGTCGGCATCTCCCTGGACGGCGCCGAGGCCGTGCACGACAAGTTCCGCGGCGTGACCGGCGCCTACAAGCAGGCCTTGAAGGGCGTCGAGAACTGCCAGGCCGAAGGCCTCAAGGTCGGCCTGCGCTTCACCATCAACAAGCGCAACGCCTCGGAAATCCCGCACCTCTTCGACCTCATCGAATCCCTGGAAGTGCCGCGCATCTGCTTCTACCACCTGGTCTACTCCGGCCGCGGCTCCGAGCTCATCAAGGAAGACCTGGACCACGCCGAGACCCGCGCCGTGGTCGACCTGATCATGGACCGCACCCGCGACCTGCACGACCGCGGCCTGCCCAAGGAAGTGCTGACCGTGGACAACCACGCCGACGGCCCCTACGTCTATTTCCGCATGCTCAAGGAAGACCCCAAGCGCGCGGCCGAGGTGCTCGAACTCCTGAAGATGAACGAAGGCAACTCCTCAGGGCGCGGCATCGGCTGCATCTCCTGGGACGGCTCCGTGCACGCCGACCAGTTCATGCGCCACCACACCTTCGGCAACGTGCTCGAGCGTCCCTTCTCCGAAATCTGGACGGACGAGAACATCGAACTCCTGCACAAGCTCAAGGACAAACGGCCCCACGTGAAGGGCCGCTGCGCCACCTGCCGCTTCCTGAACATCTGCGGCGGCAACTTCCGCGCCCGCGCCGAGGCCTACTTCGACGACTTCTGGGCCCACGACCCGGCTTGCTACCTGACGGACGAGGAAATCACAGGCGAGAAGCTCTAG